A single window of Rhizobium indicum DNA harbors:
- a CDS encoding N-acetylmuramoyl-L-alanine amidase — translation MFKRARIAAKSAARRSTFARRVLAALLAASLLPAAASSVEARDPLLAYGARIVGDDARTRIVIDFDREPRFSVHYIANPERIVVDLPATAFGFPAKDLAARGLFKDIRYGKMDEESARIVLTTAGPVKLALAKVQADETGNGHRLVLDAEMIDKKAFAELVKTQSWSDRTEAAQTTSAIPAPQKAAPGDFVIAVDAGHGGIDTGAIGVDTKTEEKQVTLAFAKALTDRLNKEPGIKAFLTREDDEFLSLSQRVLIARQNHAGLFISLHADTLKQKDIRGATVYTISDKASDKLAADLAERENLSDQIAGKETVAEPPEVADILLDLTRRETQAFSISLAESVLNSFKDQVGTINNPHRHAGFRVLQAPDVPSILLEIGFLSNAEDEKLLLDEAWRGKIAGLLTDAVKRYRAAVMANGG, via the coding sequence TTGTTTAAGAGGGCTCGGATCGCGGCGAAATCCGCAGCGCGGCGATCGACATTCGCAAGGCGGGTTCTGGCGGCGCTTTTGGCTGCTAGTCTGCTGCCGGCCGCTGCCAGCTCTGTCGAAGCCAGGGATCCGCTGCTTGCCTACGGTGCGCGCATCGTCGGCGACGACGCAAGGACCCGCATCGTCATCGATTTCGATCGCGAGCCGCGTTTCTCAGTCCACTATATCGCCAATCCCGAACGCATCGTTGTTGACTTGCCGGCGACAGCCTTCGGTTTTCCGGCGAAAGATCTCGCCGCCCGCGGCCTGTTCAAGGATATCCGCTACGGCAAGATGGACGAAGAGAGCGCCCGCATCGTGCTGACGACGGCAGGGCCGGTGAAGCTGGCGCTTGCCAAGGTGCAGGCCGATGAGACGGGCAACGGCCATCGCTTGGTGCTCGATGCGGAGATGATCGACAAGAAGGCCTTTGCCGAACTGGTGAAGACGCAATCCTGGAGCGATCGGACCGAGGCAGCGCAGACGACGAGCGCCATTCCGGCACCGCAAAAGGCTGCTCCCGGCGATTTCGTCATCGCCGTCGACGCCGGCCATGGCGGCATCGACACCGGCGCGATCGGCGTCGACACCAAGACCGAGGAAAAGCAGGTGACGCTTGCCTTCGCCAAGGCTTTGACCGACCGCTTGAACAAGGAACCGGGCATCAAGGCTTTCCTGACGCGCGAGGACGACGAGTTCCTGTCGCTTTCGCAGCGCGTGCTGATCGCCCGCCAGAACCATGCTGGCCTCTTCATTTCGCTGCATGCCGATACGCTGAAGCAGAAGGATATCCGCGGCGCCACCGTCTACACGATCTCCGACAAGGCATCCGACAAGCTCGCCGCCGACCTTGCCGAACGCGAAAACCTCTCCGACCAGATCGCCGGCAAGGAGACGGTTGCCGAGCCGCCCGAGGTTGCCGACATCCTGCTCGATCTGACGCGGCGCGAGACCCAGGCCTTCTCTATCTCGCTGGCCGAGAGTGTGCTGAATTCTTTCAAGGATCAGGTCGGCACTATCAACAATCCGCACCGCCATGCCGGCTTCCGCGTGCTGCAGGCGCCCGACGTGCCGTCGATCCTTCTCGAGATCGGGTTCCTCTCGAATGCCGAGGACGAGAAACTGCTGCTCGACGAGGCTTGGCGCGGCAAGATCGCCGGTCTCTTGACCGACGCAGTCAAGCGATACCGCGCCGCCGTCATGGCGAATGGCGGCTGA